In Streptomyces sp. NBC_00683, the DNA window AACAGCAGACCGACTTCGTCTTCACGGTCGCGGGTGAGGAGCTCGGCTTCCTCGGTGCCGGTCTGATCATCGTCCTGCTCGGCATCGTCCTGTGGCGCGCCTGCCGGATCGCCCGCGAGACGAGCGAGCTCTACGGAACGATCGTCGCCGCCGGCATCATCGCCTGGTTCGCCTTCCAGTCCTTCGAGAACATCGGCATGACCCTCGGGATCATGCCGGTGGCGGGGCTCCCGCTGCCGTTCGTGTCGTACGGAGGATCATCGATGTTCGCCGTCTGGGTGGCGATCGGGCTCCTCCAGTCGATCAGGGTGCAGAGGCCGATAACGGCCTGAGCCGTTAGCGGCCGCCCGCGGGGCCCCTGCCCATCGGCGCGGAACACGTCTAGATTCGGTTCATGGCGGACTCGAAGCGTGAGATCGAGCGTAAGTACGAAGCGACGCCCGGAACCCGGCTGCCCGACCTGACCCGTGTGGCCGGGGTGTCGGCCGTCGTCCACCGGGGCCTCAGGGAACTCGACGCCGTCTACTACGACACCGAGGACCTCCGGCTGGCCGCCGACTCCCTCACCCTGCGGCGCAGAACGGGCGGGGACGACGCCGGCTGGCATCTCAAGTTCCCGGTCTCCACCGGCATCCGCGACGAGATCCACGCCCCGCTCGCCGACACCCTGCCGCACAGCCTGGCCGGGCTGCTCCGCTCCCGGGTCAGGGACGCGGAGACGGTCCCCGTCGTCCGGCTGCTCTCCTCCCGGGACGTCCACCACCTGCTCGACGAGGACGGCGTCCTGCTCGCCGAGCTCAGCATCGACGAGGTCCGCGCCGAACGGCTCACCGCACAGGCGCACGGCGCCACGGCCGCCTGGACCGAGATCGAGGTCGAGCTGGCGGACGACGGCGACCCCGCCTTCCTCGACGCCGTCGAGCAGCGGCTCCACAAGGCCGGCGTACGGTCCTCGGCCTCGGCGTCGAAGCTGGCCAGGGCCCTGGCCGAGACCGCCCCGAAGAAGCAGCGGCGGAAGAAGAAGAGCGGCCCGGCTGCCCCGCTCACGGCAGGCGACCACGTTCTCGCCTACGTACGCGACCAGATCGAGGCCGTCATCGGACTCGACCCCGCCGTACGCCGCGACCTCCCCGACTCCGTGCACCGGATGAGGGTCGCCACCCGACGGCTGCGCAGCGCCTTCAAGACCTACCGCAAGGTGCTGGACCGGACCGTCACCGACCCCGTCGGCGAGGAACTGAAATGGCTCGCCGCCGAACTCGGGATCGACCGCGACCAGGAAGTGCTCGACGAGCGGCTCGGCACCCGGATCGCCGCACTGCCCCGCACCCTCCTCCTCGGCCCCGTCCGCGGCCGTCTGCGCCTGTGGTCCGTGGCCCGGCGCGCCGGGTCGCGGCGCCGGATCGTCTCCGTGCTCGACGGCAAGCGGTATCTGGCCCTGCTGGAGACCCTCGACACCCTCCTCGCCGACCCGCCCCTGCTGCCCGGCGCGGCACAGGAACCGGGGGAGGCCCTGCCCCGGGCCGTGCTCAAGGACTACGAGCGCCTCGCCACCCGAATCGGTCACGCCCTGGCGCAGCCCCCGGGCGAGGACCGGGACCTCGCCATGCACGAGGCCCGCAAGGCCGCGAAACGCGCGCGGTACGCGGGAGAGGCCGCCAGGCCCGCCCTGGGCAAGCCGGCCAAGAAGTTCGCCAAGCGCGTGAAGGCGGTGCAGACGGTCCTCGGGGAGCACCAGGACAGCGTGGTCGCCCGTGACGCGCTGCGCGGGCTGGCGGTCCAGGCGCACGGGGCGGGGGAGTCCGCGTTCACCTGGGGTCTGCTGTACGGACAGGAGGAGGCCGCGGCGGCCGACCGGGAACGCGAACTGCCCGAGGTATGGGCCCAGGCATCGGACCCCGGACTGCGATCGGCGTTGAAGAGCTGAGCACCGGGTTACGCTTGATGGTCACCCCTGTCAGCTCACGAAGGTCCCCAGATGTCTGCCGAGTCGGTCTTCCCGCAGCTCGAAGCTCTGCTCCCGCATGTGCAGAAGCCCATCCAGTACGTCGGCGGTGAGCTGAACTCCACCGTCAAACCGTGGGACGAATGCGACGTCCGCTGGGCACTCATGTACCCGGACGCCTACGAGGTCGGACTGCCCAACCAGGGCGTCATGATCCTCTACGAGGTGCTCAACGAGCGCGAAGGCGTCCTTGCCGAGCGCACGTACAGCGTCTGGCCGGACCTCGAGGAGCTGATGCGCGAGCACAAGGTGCCCCAGTTCACCGTGGACAGCCACCGCCCCGTCGGCGCGTTCGACGTGTTCGGGCTGAGCTTCTCCACCGAGCTCGGCTACACCAACATGCTCACCGCCCTGGATCTCGCGGGCATCCCGCTGGAGTCCAAGGACCGCACCGTCGATCACCCGATCGTGCTGGCGGGCGGCCACGCCGCGTTCAACCCCGAGCCGATCGCGGACTTCATCGACTGCGCGGTCATCGGCGACGGTGAGCAGGCCGTCCTGGAGATCACCGAGATCATCCGCGCCTGGAAGGCCGAGGGCCGGCCCGGTGGCCGTGAAGAGGTGCTCTTCCGGCTGGCGAAGACCGGCGGGGTCTACGTCCCGGGCTTCTACGACGTCGAGTACCTCCCCGACGGCCGCATCGGCCGTGTCGTGCCCAAGAAGTCCGGCGTGCCGTGGCGGGTGTCCAAGCACACGGTCATGGACCTCGACGAGTGGCCGTACCCGAAGCAGCCCCTCGTGCCCCTCGCCGAGACCGTCCACGAGCGGATGTCCGTCGAGATCTTCCGCGGCTGCACCCGCGGCTGCCGTTTCTGCCAGGCCGGCATGATCACGCGTCCCGTGCGGGAGCGAAGCATCACCGGCATCGGCGAAATGGTCGAGAAGGGCCTCAAGGCCACCGGTTTCGAGGAGGTCGGCCTCCTGTCGCTCTCCTCCGCGGACCACACCGAGATCGGTGAGATCGCCAAGGGCCTCGCCGACCGGTACACCGAGGACAAGATCGGCCTCTCGCTGCCCTCCACCCGCGTCGACGCGTTCAACGTGGACCTGGCCAACGAGCTGACCCGCAACGGCCGCAGGTCCGGTCTCACCTTCGCCCCCGAGGGCGGCTCCGAGCGCATGCGCAAGGTCATCAACAAGATGGTCTCGGAGGAGGACCTGATCCGCACGGTCGCCACCGCGTACGGCAACGGCTGGCGCCAGGTGAAGCTGTACTTCATGTGCGGCCTGCCCACCGAGACCGACGAGGACGTCCTCCAGATCGGCGACATGGCGGTCAACGTGATCGCCAAGGGCCGCGAGGTCTCCGGCCAGAACGACATCCGCTGCACGGTCTCCATCGGCGGCTTCGTCCCCAAGCCGCACACCCCGTTCCAGTGGGCCCCGCAGCTCGGCGTCGAGGAGACCGACGCCCGGCTCGCCAAGCTCCGCGACAAGATCCGCGGCGACAAGAAGTACGGCCGGTCCATCGGGTTCCGCTACCACGACGGCAAGCCCGGCATCGTCGAGGGCCTGCTCTCCCGGGGCGACCGCCGGGTCGGAGCGGTGATCCGCGAGGTGTACGAGTCGGGCGGCCGTTTCGACGGCTGGCGCGAGCACTTCAGCTACGACCTCTGGATGCGGAGCGCGGAGAAGACGCTGCCCGCCTTCGGCGTGGACGTCGACTGGTACACCACCCGCGAGCGCACGTACGAGGAGGTCCTGCCCTGGGACCACCTGGACTCCGGCCTCGACAAGGACTGGCTCTGGGAGGACTGGCAGGACTCGCTCGACGAGACCGAGGTCGAGGACTGCCGCTGGACCCCCTGCTTCGACTGCGGGGTGTGCCCCCAGCTCGACCTGGACATCCAGATCGGTCCGACGGGCAAGAAGCTCCTGCCGCTCACCGTGGTGAAGTAGCGCCGAAGCACGCGTCCGGGTGACAGCCCGGTGAAGAAGGCCCGGCCGGGGAAACCCCTGGCCGGGCCTTCGCGTCATGTACTGCATGGACTACGACAAGCGGCCGGCGCCCGAGCGGTACGAAGGCGGGGAGGGCTGTCTGACCACCCTCATCAGGATTCCGGTACGGATCGTCGTCCTCGTCGTCGTCCTGCCCGTACGGATGATCTGGGACGTGCTCGTCGCGGGGCTGCGGGTCCTGGACCGTGTGCTGCTGCGTCCGCTGGGACGCGCCCTGGAGTGGCTGTACGACACCGTGCTCACGCCGGTCGGGCGGGCCCTCGCGTGGCTGGCCGTCGCCGTCCTCGTGTGGCCCTGGATCGGGCTGTGGCGGTATGTCGTCGTCCCCGTCGTCCGCTACGGGATCGTCGCCCCGCTGGTCTGGCTGTACGGGGCCGTCCTCACCCCGGCCGGGCACGGGCTGCGGTGGGTGTACCGCACGCTGCTCGTCCCGGCCGGCCGGGCGGTCGGCGCCGCCGTCGCCGGGCTGTTCACGGTGCTCCTGGTGTGGCCGGTGGTCGGCCTGTGGCGCTACGTCCTGAAGCCGATCGGAATCGCCGCCGACTGGCTCGTCACCCACCTGATCGTGATGCCCGTCGCCTGGACGTACTGGTACGTGCTCACCCCGGTCGGGCACGGCATCGTGTGGGTGTTCACCCAGCTGGGGCGCGGGATCGCCGCCACCGGGCGGGGCCTCGGGGCCGCCGTCGTCTGGCTGGTCATGACGCTGCTCGTCCTGCCCCTCGCCTGGGTGTACCGGCATGTCCTGGCTCCCGTCGGCCGGGAGATCGCAGCCGCGGTCGGCGTCGCCTGGCGAATCGCCGGATACATCTCCCGGGCCGTCGGCCGCGCCCTGGCGTGGCTGGCGTGGCACCTGGTCGGCGCGCCGGTGACCTGGGTCTATCGCACGGTCTGCACACCGGTCGGACACTTCGTACGCGACGCGGTGTGGGCCCCCGTCAAGAAGGGCGCCCTGGAGGCGGGGCGCGCCGTCCGCAGTGCGCTGAGCGCGGCCCGCGAGAGCGTGCGCACGGCCCGCCGCGACGCATGGCGCGCACTGGTGGGACCGCCGCAGGTCACAGAGGTGCGGGAACTCCAGGGGTCCGCTGCGCGTACCCTGGGTAGAACAACGACTGTCCCCAGCGAGGCGCCCGCGCCCGAGATCTCCCTGCTTGCCGACAAAACCGTCGAGCGGGGGTGAGCCGGAGCGGCACCCCGGGGCACCCGTACTTCGTGGGCGGTGCGCCACCGCGTCCGCCCCGCACCGAGGAGAAGAACCACTGGGCAAGCGACAGCCCGAAGGCCCGCCGCCCGCACCGGCGGTGCAGCGCATCAGACTGCGCTACACCAAGCGGGGCCGCCTCCGGTTCACCAGCCACCGAGACTTTCAGCGCGCCTTCGAGCGGGCACTGCGCCGCTCCGAGGTGCCCATGGCCTACTCGGCGGGCTTCACCCCGCACCCGAAGGTGTCGTACGCCAACGCCGCCCCTACGGGTACGGGCAGCGAGGCCGAGTTCCTGGAGATCGCCCTCACCGAGGCGCGGGACCCCGCAACGCTCCGCGAGCTGCTCGACGCGTCGATGCCGGACGGCCTCGACATCATCGACGCGGTGGAGGCCCACACCTCGGGCCTCGCCGACCGGCTGACCGCCTCCGTGTGGGAGATGCGCCTGGACGGAGTCGACGTCGAGGACGCCCGGAAGGCCGTTGCCGCGTTCCTGGACGCCGAGACCGTCGAGGTCCAGCGGCGCGCGAAGAACGGGATGCGGAGCTTCGACGCCCGTGCCGCCGTCGCCGAACTGCAGGCTCTTGATCCACAGCCTGATAGGTCCGGGGACAGGCCCTGTGCGATACTGCGCCTGGTAGTGCGGCACGTGACACCTGCCGTGCGACCCGACGACGTCCTGTCCGGTCTCCGAGTTGTGGCCGACCTGGCGCCGCCGGTCCCCGCAGCGGTGACCAGGCTGGCGCAGGGGCTCTTCGACGAGGAGTCCGGCACGGTGACCGACCCGCTCGCGCCTGACCGCGAGGCAGCCACGGCCGTATCTGTTCCGGCCGACCGGCCCGCCGTCGCGACGGCGCCGAAAGGTGCAGGTTCCGCGTAAGGCGGTCGTTGTAGCGCAGCCCTTGGACTCGGGAGCCACCTGGGTCGGGCCGCGCACCGCCCCATAAGACTTTCGCCAGGCCGTGCGTACACGCGTACGGAACCGGCGAGCCAGACATCAGCTCCCGTGCGGCGCCCGCGCCCCGGACGGCGGTATCGCGCATCTCATGCGAACCGTGCCGGACCGGAATCAGGCGCGGCGCCCGGGAGCGTGACGGGAGAACCGCCCGCATGCTTGAGCCGATCGAACCCGGTACCGCCGGGAACACAGAGGACAACACCCCCGGGGACAAGCTGCCGCCGCGCCGCAGGCGCCGCGCAGCCTCCCGCCCCGCCGGACCGCCGTCGGGCGCACCGGGTGCGGCAGTCGCCGAGGACGCCACGCCGGCCATACCGGCCGAGGAGGCCGCGGTGACCGGGACGACCGGTACCGCGAAGGCCGAGACCGCAGAGGCCGCCGAAGCGGCGCCTCCGGCACGTGCCCGCCGTCGCGCGGTGCGCAAGGCGACCGCGCCCGCGGGTGCGCCGCAGACCCCCGAGGTCGTGGAGCCCGCAGCCGCGGCACCCGTGGAGACCCCGGACGAGACCGAAGAAGCCCCCGAGGCCGCAGAGCCGGCGCCTCCGGTACGTGCGCGCCGTCGCGCGGTCCGCAAGGCGACCGCCCCCGCGGGTGCGCCGCAGAACGCCGAGGCCGCGGCGGAGATCGTGGCCGAGCCGGTCGCGGAGACCGCCGAGCCGGTCGCGGAAGTGGCCGAGGCGCCTGTCGCCGAGGCCCCGCGCGGCCGTCGTCGTGCCACCCGTAAGGCCACCGCTCCGGCAGGTGCCCCGCAGAACGCGGAGGCCGCCGCCGAGGAGATCGTCGTGGCCGAGCAGACCGAGCCCGTTGCCGCCGAGGCCACTGAGACCCCCGAGCCCGTCGCCGCGCCGCGCGGCCGTACCCGGCGCCGCGCGTCGGCTCCGGCCGGTACGCCGCAGGGCACGCAGGCCGCCGAGGTTCCGGCCGAGACCGTGGCCGAGCCGGTCGCGGAAGCCGCCGAGCCGGTTGCCGAGGCGCCTGTGGCGGAGGCCCCGCGCGGCCGTCGTCGTGCGGTGCGCAAGGCGACCGCTCCGGCAGGTGCCCCGCAGCCGGCCGAGGAGGCTGCCGAGGAGGCCGCCGCCGAGACCGGTGAGAGCCTTCCCGCGGCTGTCGCCGAGGAGCTCGCCGCAGAGGCCGAAGAGGTCGAGGAAGCCGCGCCGCGAGGCCGCCAGCGCCGCCGGGCCACCGCCGCCGCAGGCAGGCCGGAGTTCACCGGCAAGGTCGAGGAGTCGGCACGCAGGAGCCGCCGCGCCGCGCGCCCCGCCGTGGCCGTCTTCCAGGCACCGGTCTTCGCCGAGCCGATGTTCCAGACCCCGGAGACCGCGGCCGCCGCAGCGGCTGCCGCCGGGTCCGGATCGCAGTACGAGGAGAACGACGAGTTCGAGGAGCCGAAGGCCCCCGAGCGCGCGTCCCGCAAGGCCGCACAGGCCCCACAAGCCGTACAGGCGGAGCCCGAGACGGAGGCCGCCGCACCCGCGCAGGCCGCGGAGGCCGCGCCGCAGGGCGGTTCGCGCCGCCGTCGCCGCCGTCGCGGTGAGGCAGTCGAGACCGAGCCGGCCGCGACGCCCGTCACCCTCCCGGTGGAGGAGCCCGTCGAGGACGAGCACGAGGCCGAGCCCGAGGCGGAAGCCGAGCACGAGGACGACTCGGACGAGTACGGCGACCGCCCCTCGCGCCGTCGCCGCCGTGGCGGCCGCCGTCGCCGTCGCGGTGAGACCAACGACGCGGACGACGCCGAGCAGCACGACGAGGCCTCCGAGGACGAGCAGGAGCAGGACGAGGACAACGACGAGGACCACGAGTCCTCGGCGTCCGGATCCAGCAGCAGCCGTCGCCGTCGCCGTCGTCGCCGCCGTAGCGGCGACGCCTCGGGCGAGGACGGCCCCTCGGGCCAGGACGACCCGGAGCGTACGGTCGTCAAGGTCCGCGAGCCGCGCAAGAAGGAAGCCGAGCGCGAGCCCGGCACCGGCTTCGACGAGGTCCAGTCCATCAAGGGCTCGACCCGTATGGAGGCCAAGAAGCAGCGTCGCCGCGAAGGCCGCGAGCAGGGCCGCCGCCGCGTCCCGATCATCACCGAGGCCGAGTTCCTGGCGCGCCGCGAGGCCGTCGAGCGCGTCATGGTCGTCCGCCAGAGCGGCGAGCGCACCCAGATCGGCGTCCTCGAGGACAACGTGCTCGTCGAGCACTACGTCAACAAGGAGCAGGCCACCAGCTACGTCGGCAACGTCTACCTGGGCAAGGTGCAGAACGTACTGCCGTCCATGGAGGCCGCGTTCGTCGACATCGGCAAGGGCCGCAACGCGGTGCTGTACGCCGGTGAGGTCAACTTCGAGGCGCTCGGCATGGCCCACGGGCCGCGCCGCATCGAGACCGCGCTGAAGTCCGGCCAGTCGGTCCTCGTCCAGGTCACGAAGGACCCGATCGGCCACAAGGGCGCCCGCCTGACCAGCCAGGTCTCGCTGCCCGGCCGCTACCTGGTCTACGTGCCCGAGGGCTCGATGACCGGCATCAGCCGCAAGCTGCCCGACACCGAGCGGGCCCGGCTGAAGACCATCCTCAAGAAGATCGTTCCCGAGGACGCGGGCGTCATCGTGCGCACCGCCGCCGAGGGCGCGAGCGAGGACGAGCTGCGCCGCGACGTCGAGCGGCTGCAGGGCCAGTGGGAAGAGATCCAGAAGAAGTCGAAGAGCAGCGGGAGCACCAACGCCCCGACGCTTCTGTACGGCGAGCCGGACATGACCGTCCGGGTCGTCCGCGACATCTTCAACGAGGACTTCTCGAAGGTCATCGTCAGCGGTGAGGACGCCTGGGAGACCATCCACGGCTACGTCTCGCACGTGGCACCGGACCTCACGGACCGTCTGTCGCGCTGGACTTCCGAGGTCGACGTCTTCGCGACGTACCGGATCGACGAGCAGCTGATGAAGGCACTGGACCGGAAGGTCTACCTGCCCAGCGGCGGCTCGCTCGTGATCGACAAGACCGAGGCGATGGTCGTCGTCGACGTCAACACCGGCAAGTTCACCGGGCAGGGCGGAAACCTCGAGGAGACCGTCACCAAGAACAACCTGGAGGCGGCCGAGGAGATCGTGCGCCAGCTGCGGCTGCGCGACCTCGGTGGCATCGTCGTCGTCGACTTCATCGACATGGTGCTGGAGTCCAACCGGGACCTGGTGCTGCGGCGACTGCTGGAGTGCCTGGGCCGGGACCGTACGAAGCACCAGGTCGCCGAGGTCACGTCGCTGGGCCTGGTCCAGATGACGCGCAAGCGCGTGGGCCAGGGTCTGCTGGAGTCCTTCTCCGAGACCTGTGTCCACTGCAACGGCCGCGGCGTGATCGTGCACATGGAGCAGCCGACGTCCGTCGGCGGCGGCGGTGGCGGCGGCAAGCGCTCGAAGAAGCGCGGACGCGGTGGCGCCGGCCAGGAGCACGACCACGACCAGCACGTCCAGGACCACGAGCACGACGAGCACGCGGTCGAGAGCGAGGACGAGGTGGCGGCCGAGGTCGCAGCCCCGATCGCGCTGCCCGAGCCGGAGTTCGTCGCGGACGAGGAGCTGTACAGCAGCCCGGCCGAGGCGGAGGCGGCAGCGACACGCGGCCGTGGCCGTCGGCGTGCGACCCGCAAGGTGTCGGCTCCGGCCGGCACGCCGCAGGCCGCCCCGGCTCCTGTGGCCGAGTCGGCCCCGGCCGTCGAGGCGGAGCCGCAGGCCGAGCCGGTCGCCGAGACCCCGGCTGTCGTCCCGGCCCCCGAGGCCGAGCCCGCACCCGCGGGGCGTACGCGCCGCAGGGCGACCCGGAAGGCGACCTCGCCGGCCGGTACTCCCAAGTCGGCCGATGTCGCGCAGCCGGTCACGCCGGCCGAGCCCGCCGCGGAACCCGTAGCGGTCGAGGACCCGGTCGTCGAGGCCGCAGCGGCCAAGGCTCCGGCCCCTGAGGCACCGGCAGTTGACGAGGCATCCGCTCCGGTCGCCCCGCCGCGTGCCCGCCGCCGGGCGACCCGCAAGGTCACCGCTCCGGCAGGTTCGCCCACCGGTGCGGACGAGGCGGCGGTCGTCGTGGTCACGGGCAGCCCCGCGACCGAGCCGGCCCCGTCCGACGCCCCGGTGGCGGACGAGTCCGGGACGGAGGCGGAGGCCCCGGCCAAGAAGGCGGTCCGCAAGGCCGCCAAGAAGGCCCCGGCCAAGAAGGCGGTCACCAAGACGGCCGCGAAGAAGACCGCTGCGAAGAAGACGACCGCGAAGAAGACGACGGCGAAGAAGGCAACGGCGAAGAAGACCGTCGCCGCCGAGCAGTCGTCGCCTTCCGTGACCGCTTCCGCACCGGCCGACGAGTCCTGATCAACGGTCGACTGAGCATTTCGTAACCGGTTGTTCATCGATCCGTGTCCCGCCCCGAAGCCTTCGGGGCGGGACACCTGCTTTGTTTCAGAACTGATGCACTAGCGGGTTAACGGGCCCGAAATCACCTGAGAAATCCCTGATAATGTGACGGCGGTCGTCGGCCTGTTCAGGTTCCCCAGCGGGACTACGGTCGGTGACCGACCCGGTTCAGGACAGACTGGGCCCAGATTCCTCGGTAGGGCGTCGGCATTGTGCCGGTGGGGTTATGCGCGGCCTCGTAAGACGTCCCGCACCCCAGACCTCTGCCTGTAAAGAGCTCTTGCGGTGTTCAAGGAGGACGTCCATGACGAGCATCAACGAGCAGCCGATTCCTGCTGCCCGCCCGGTCATCGGTGAAGAAGAGATCGAGGCTGCGGTACGCGTGCTGCGCAGTGGCCGCGTCGTACAGGGGCCGGAGGTCGCGGCTTTCGAAGAGGGCTTCTCCGAGCTGGTCGACGGCCGACACTGCGTCGCCGTCAACTCCGGTACCTCCGCGCTGCACCTTCTGCTGCTGGCCCTCGGCATCGGCCCGGGCGACGAGGTGATCGTCCCTTCCTTCTCCTTCGCGGCCTCCGCGAACGCGGTCCGCCTCGTCGGTGCCGATGTCGTCTTCGCCGACATCGAGCCCGGCAGCTACGGCCTGGACCCCGCCGCGGTCGAGGCGGCCATCACGCCGCGCACCGCCGCGATCATGCCGGTGCACCTGTACGGCCACCCGGCGGCGATGGACAAGCTCATGCCCATTGCGGCGAAGCACAAACTGGCTGTCGTCGAAGACGCGTGCCAGGCCCACGCCGCCGCCCTGAACGGCACCCCCGTCGGCGCGTTCGGCGAAGGCGGAACGTTCAGCTTCTACCCGACGAAGAACATGCACTCCCTCGAGGGCGGCATGGTCACCACGGCCGACGCCGAGCTCGCCCGCACCCTGCGCCTCCTGCGCAACCAGGGCATGGAGCAGCGGTACGCCAACGAGATCGTCGGCGCCAACGTGCGCATGACGGACGTGGCCGCGGCCGTCGGCCGCGTGCAGCTGACCAAGGTCGGCGGCTGGACCGAGCAGCGCCGCTCCAACGCCGCGTACCTCGACGCGCACATCACCACGCCGCACGTGACGACGCCGCCGGTCGCCGAGGGCGCCCGCCACGTCTACCACCAGTACACGATCCGGGTGCAGGGCGACCGCGACGCCGCGATGGCGAAGCTCACCGAGGCGGGCATCGGCAACGCCGTCTACTACCCGACCCCGATCCACCGGCTGAAGCCCTACTGGGAGCCGGACCAGAAGGCCGGCCGCAACTGGGACCTGCCCGAGACCGAGCGTGCGGCCGCCGAGGTCGTCTCGCTGCCCGTCCACCCGTCGCTCAGCGAGGGTGAGCTGGAGCGCATCGCCAACGCCGTGAACGCACTGGGGGAGAGCCTGTGACCGCCGCCGTACTGAGGGCCGGGCTCATCGGCCTGGGCTCCATGGGGCGCCACCACGCCCGTGTGCTGGCCGGACTCGAAGGCGTGACCCTGGTCGGCGTCGTCGACCCGATGGGCGACAAGAACGGCTGGGCGCAGGGCGCCC includes these proteins:
- a CDS encoding CYTH and CHAD domain-containing protein; translation: MADSKREIERKYEATPGTRLPDLTRVAGVSAVVHRGLRELDAVYYDTEDLRLAADSLTLRRRTGGDDAGWHLKFPVSTGIRDEIHAPLADTLPHSLAGLLRSRVRDAETVPVVRLLSSRDVHHLLDEDGVLLAELSIDEVRAERLTAQAHGATAAWTEIEVELADDGDPAFLDAVEQRLHKAGVRSSASASKLARALAETAPKKQRRKKKSGPAAPLTAGDHVLAYVRDQIEAVIGLDPAVRRDLPDSVHRMRVATRRLRSAFKTYRKVLDRTVTDPVGEELKWLAAELGIDRDQEVLDERLGTRIAALPRTLLLGPVRGRLRLWSVARRAGSRRRIVSVLDGKRYLALLETLDTLLADPPLLPGAAQEPGEALPRAVLKDYERLATRIGHALAQPPGEDRDLAMHEARKAAKRARYAGEAARPALGKPAKKFAKRVKAVQTVLGEHQDSVVARDALRGLAVQAHGAGESAFTWGLLYGQEEAAAADRERELPEVWAQASDPGLRSALKS
- a CDS encoding TIGR03960 family B12-binding radical SAM protein; translated protein: MSAESVFPQLEALLPHVQKPIQYVGGELNSTVKPWDECDVRWALMYPDAYEVGLPNQGVMILYEVLNEREGVLAERTYSVWPDLEELMREHKVPQFTVDSHRPVGAFDVFGLSFSTELGYTNMLTALDLAGIPLESKDRTVDHPIVLAGGHAAFNPEPIADFIDCAVIGDGEQAVLEITEIIRAWKAEGRPGGREEVLFRLAKTGGVYVPGFYDVEYLPDGRIGRVVPKKSGVPWRVSKHTVMDLDEWPYPKQPLVPLAETVHERMSVEIFRGCTRGCRFCQAGMITRPVRERSITGIGEMVEKGLKATGFEEVGLLSLSSADHTEIGEIAKGLADRYTEDKIGLSLPSTRVDAFNVDLANELTRNGRRSGLTFAPEGGSERMRKVINKMVSEEDLIRTVATAYGNGWRQVKLYFMCGLPTETDEDVLQIGDMAVNVIAKGREVSGQNDIRCTVSIGGFVPKPHTPFQWAPQLGVEETDARLAKLRDKIRGDKKYGRSIGFRYHDGKPGIVEGLLSRGDRRVGAVIREVYESGGRFDGWREHFSYDLWMRSAEKTLPAFGVDVDWYTTRERTYEEVLPWDHLDSGLDKDWLWEDWQDSLDETEVEDCRWTPCFDCGVCPQLDLDIQIGPTGKKLLPLTVVK
- a CDS encoding TIGR03936 family radical SAM-associated protein, giving the protein MQRIRLRYTKRGRLRFTSHRDFQRAFERALRRSEVPMAYSAGFTPHPKVSYANAAPTGTGSEAEFLEIALTEARDPATLRELLDASMPDGLDIIDAVEAHTSGLADRLTASVWEMRLDGVDVEDARKAVAAFLDAETVEVQRRAKNGMRSFDARAAVAELQALDPQPDRSGDRPCAILRLVVRHVTPAVRPDDVLSGLRVVADLAPPVPAAVTRLAQGLFDEESGTVTDPLAPDREAATAVSVPADRPAVATAPKGAGSA
- a CDS encoding Rne/Rng family ribonuclease, with amino-acid sequence MLEPIEPGTAGNTEDNTPGDKLPPRRRRRAASRPAGPPSGAPGAAVAEDATPAIPAEEAAVTGTTGTAKAETAEAAEAAPPARARRRAVRKATAPAGAPQTPEVVEPAAAAPVETPDETEEAPEAAEPAPPVRARRRAVRKATAPAGAPQNAEAAAEIVAEPVAETAEPVAEVAEAPVAEAPRGRRRATRKATAPAGAPQNAEAAAEEIVVAEQTEPVAAEATETPEPVAAPRGRTRRRASAPAGTPQGTQAAEVPAETVAEPVAEAAEPVAEAPVAEAPRGRRRAVRKATAPAGAPQPAEEAAEEAAAETGESLPAAVAEELAAEAEEVEEAAPRGRQRRRATAAAGRPEFTGKVEESARRSRRAARPAVAVFQAPVFAEPMFQTPETAAAAAAAAGSGSQYEENDEFEEPKAPERASRKAAQAPQAVQAEPETEAAAPAQAAEAAPQGGSRRRRRRRGEAVETEPAATPVTLPVEEPVEDEHEAEPEAEAEHEDDSDEYGDRPSRRRRRGGRRRRRGETNDADDAEQHDEASEDEQEQDEDNDEDHESSASGSSSSRRRRRRRRRSGDASGEDGPSGQDDPERTVVKVREPRKKEAEREPGTGFDEVQSIKGSTRMEAKKQRRREGREQGRRRVPIITEAEFLARREAVERVMVVRQSGERTQIGVLEDNVLVEHYVNKEQATSYVGNVYLGKVQNVLPSMEAAFVDIGKGRNAVLYAGEVNFEALGMAHGPRRIETALKSGQSVLVQVTKDPIGHKGARLTSQVSLPGRYLVYVPEGSMTGISRKLPDTERARLKTILKKIVPEDAGVIVRTAAEGASEDELRRDVERLQGQWEEIQKKSKSSGSTNAPTLLYGEPDMTVRVVRDIFNEDFSKVIVSGEDAWETIHGYVSHVAPDLTDRLSRWTSEVDVFATYRIDEQLMKALDRKVYLPSGGSLVIDKTEAMVVVDVNTGKFTGQGGNLEETVTKNNLEAAEEIVRQLRLRDLGGIVVVDFIDMVLESNRDLVLRRLLECLGRDRTKHQVAEVTSLGLVQMTRKRVGQGLLESFSETCVHCNGRGVIVHMEQPTSVGGGGGGGKRSKKRGRGGAGQEHDHDQHVQDHEHDEHAVESEDEVAAEVAAPIALPEPEFVADEELYSSPAEAEAAATRGRGRRRATRKVSAPAGTPQAAPAPVAESAPAVEAEPQAEPVAETPAVVPAPEAEPAPAGRTRRRATRKATSPAGTPKSADVAQPVTPAEPAAEPVAVEDPVVEAAAAKAPAPEAPAVDEASAPVAPPRARRRATRKVTAPAGSPTGADEAAVVVVTGSPATEPAPSDAPVADESGTEAEAPAKKAVRKAAKKAPAKKAVTKTAAKKTAAKKTTAKKTTAKKATAKKTVAAEQSSPSVTASAPADES
- a CDS encoding DegT/DnrJ/EryC1/StrS family aminotransferase — protein: MTSINEQPIPAARPVIGEEEIEAAVRVLRSGRVVQGPEVAAFEEGFSELVDGRHCVAVNSGTSALHLLLLALGIGPGDEVIVPSFSFAASANAVRLVGADVVFADIEPGSYGLDPAAVEAAITPRTAAIMPVHLYGHPAAMDKLMPIAAKHKLAVVEDACQAHAAALNGTPVGAFGEGGTFSFYPTKNMHSLEGGMVTTADAELARTLRLLRNQGMEQRYANEIVGANVRMTDVAAAVGRVQLTKVGGWTEQRRSNAAYLDAHITTPHVTTPPVAEGARHVYHQYTIRVQGDRDAAMAKLTEAGIGNAVYYPTPIHRLKPYWEPDQKAGRNWDLPETERAAAEVVSLPVHPSLSEGELERIANAVNALGESL